A region from the Triticum urartu cultivar G1812 chromosome 1, Tu2.1, whole genome shotgun sequence genome encodes:
- the LOC125525151 gene encoding disease resistance protein RGA2-like, with protein MNVSICFSGLDLLFRVCAPGGLQHRRKVSIMKYCTCRVAYNVLGILFLQCSLIDKAEWRIHEGRVAELLPNLKDAVNDADDLLDEFRWYELKMEVEGNASHSAFIDFYKTTVQGSFNKVNDIQERLNSISGQLEKMGLYGVTPGFDKSVRPDTTPFPNEKKIFGRDKDQKEVMGFLGVPQSKGRACSKRKRASSAVNASTSTTAQNQVNKSRISAIPVLPIVGMGGVGKTTLAQHICNHQQVKDYFELIIWICADDFDVKRLIKDAIQCASGKQTTVDNLASLQRALSECVSSRRFLIVVDDVWDDALKENEQRWKGFYDSLTNVVQGSMMLVTTRFPDVADRVRTMEPFPLAGLKEDVFWDFFKLCAFGSESSENDPELERIAKSIVPKLKGSPLAAKTLGRLLGMNLHTAHWNNILESELWKLKQEKTDILPALRLSYIYLPFHLKRCFSFCAVYAKDHKFEKGRLAEIWVAEGFVEPQGNTPLEYIGLQYFEDLVNRSFFQKVRGAYVIHDLLHDMAKLVSDHDCFTIKNMRDFQMVPQNVRHLYILPSIDLITTKLSSLSKHTKLRTLICDKSLGKQAAAIMDHWCSELQRLRVIFWASSNELPDSIGNLKHLRYLEISKACPFKSPSAFRSLYNLQRLYAEECNLKSLSGGFSKLISLRGFKSQGFQYYAGSEQKIDATNQFEMKIFKNLNQFDGHMNIWNLGSSSNHAADFKLNDKKYLRRLTLQWSRPFFPVKGVTEVLQVLQPPTSLKSLVLKDYPDGSLPNWFQPRINLNETPAVLVDNNNDEIGTLSALEELAILRCPYLRSVQQFLRPAYVPAIKKLSIVDCNELVSLPTETFGDFHSLEILDLHGCPDIRSTSLVAHSLKKLLLGSSRNLTDNIQCCSLTEFYLSCDYVTTIQPQMWNLPALQKLHISNCRSLTTVGQGQPPIRAFESLTLLIINNCENLTSLDGLLAEQCLPAIRKIDVRDCCKLQFLFGERPGNFPSLEDLLLHDCPSLKWPRELVLPSSLKKLYLVRCGDISSWFSSCLQNLKSLVDLVLVGCPSITSIPLGACRSNLLSLRDLKISDCPDLVSIGGAKAVVKIKYVCIYNCPKMEHQPARRGTFFGKGRFRNYHSPSCSFPTQL; from the coding sequence ATGAATGTGTCAATTTGTTTCAGTGGGCTGGATCTTCTATTTCGTGTCTGCGCTCCCGGTGGTCTGCAACACAGGAGGAAAGTATCCATCATGAAGTATTGCACTTGCAGAGTGGCTTACAACGTCTTAGGGATACTCTTCCTGCAATGTAGTCTTATTGACAAAGCAGAGTGGAGGATCCACGAAGGCCGTGTCGCTGAGCTCCTTCCCAACCTCAAAGATGCAGTGAATGATGCTGATGATCTTCTTGATGAGTTCAGATGGTATGAGCTAAAGATGGAGGTGGAGGGCAATGCAAGTCATTCTGCTTTTATTGACTTCTACAAGACTACCGTACAAGGCAGCTTCAACAAAGTGAATGATATCCAAGAGAGGTTGAATAGTATTTCTGGTCAGCTAGAGAAAATGGGGCTGTATGGAGTGACACCAGGGTTCGACAAATCAGTCAGGCCAGACACTACCCCTTTCCCGAATGAAAAAAAAATATTTGGTCGTGACAAAGATCAGAAGGAGGTGATGGGATTTCTCGGTGTACCTCAAAGTAAAGGAAGGGCCTGTTCAAAACGCAAGAGAGCAAGTAGCGCAGTCAATGCGTCAACAAGCACAACAGCACAGAACCAAGTTAATAAATCAAGAATATCAGCTATTCCTGTTTTGCCAATAGTTGGAATGGGCGGCGTTGGAAAGACCACTTTGGCTCAACATATATGCAATCATCAACAGGTGAAAGATTACTTTGAGTTAATAATCTGGATCTGTGCAGATGACTTTGATGTAAAGAGATTAATTAAAGATGCCATACAATGCGCTTCCGGGAAACAGACAACAGTTGATAATTTAGCTTCTCTTCAACGTGCTCTTTCTGAATGTGTGAGCAGTAGAAGGTTCTTGATTGTTGTTGATGACGTGTGGGATGATGCCTTGAAGGAAAATGAGCAGCGGTGGAAAGGCTTTTATGATTCTTTAACAAACGTAGTACAGGGAAGTATGATGTTGGTCACAACAAGATTTCCAGATGTTGCTGATAGAGTGCGCACAATGGAGCCCTTTCCATTAGCTGGTTTGAAGGAGGATGTGTTTTGGGATTTCTTCAAACTTTGTGCATTTGGGTCTGAGAGTTCCGAGAATGATCCTGAGTTAGAGAGGATTGCAAAAAGCATAGTTCCAAAGTTGAAGGGTTCTCCTTTGGCCGCTAAAACTCTTGGACGCCTATTAGGAATGAACCTTCACACGGCACATTGGAATAATATACTAGAGAGTGAACTCTGGAAGTTGAAACAAGAGAAGACTGATATTTTACCAGCCCTTCGATTGAGCTACATATATTTGCCATTTCACTTGAAGAGATGCTTCTCATTCTGTGCTGTGTACGCCAAAGATCACAAATTTGAAAAGGGCCGTTTAGCTGAAATTTGGGTGGCAGAAGGCTTTGTGGAACCTCAAGGCAACACTCCCCTTGAATATATTGGCCTTCAGTACTTTGAGGACCTTGTAAATAGGTCCTTCTTTCAAAAAGTTCGTGGTGCATATGTAATCCATGACTTGCTCCATGACATGGCAAAACTAGTTTCAGATCATGACTGCTTCACCATAAAAAATATGAGGGACTTCCAAATGGTTCCCCAGAATGTTCGTCATCTGTACATACTCCCAAGCATAGACTTGATCACTACCAAGTTGTCGAGTCTAAGCAAGCACACAAAGCTGCGTACGCTAATTTGTGACAAGTCTCTTGGGAAACAAGCTGCAGCTATAATGGACCATTGGTGTAGTGAGCTTCAGCGTTTGCGTGTGATTTTTTGGGCCTCTTCAAATGAGTTGCCAGACAGTATTGGCAACTTGAAGCATCTTCGGTACCTTGAAATCTCCAAGGCTTGTCCTTTCAAGAGTCCTTCAGCATTTCGTTCCCTCTATAATCTGCAGAGGTTATATGCGGAGGAGTGCAACTTAAAAAGTTTGTCCGGTGGCTTCAGTAAGTTGATAAGTTTACGGGGATTTAAATCACAAGGATTTCAATATTATGCAGGGTCTGAACAGAAGATTGATGCAACCAATCAGTTCGAAATGAAAATATTTAAGAATTTGAACCAATTTGATGGACATATGAACATATGGAATCTTGGTTCTAGTAGCAATCATGCAGCAGATTTCAAACTAAATGATAAGAAGTATCTTCGCAGACTGACACTGCAATGGTCCAGGCCTTTTTTTCCTGTGAAGGGTGTAACAGAAGTGCTCCAAGTCCTACAACCTCCCACCAGTCTCAAATCTTTGGTTCTCAAAGATTATCCAGATGGGTCTCTCCCAAACTGGTTTCAGCCGCGTATAAACCTAAATGAGACGCCTGCTGTGCTAGTTGACAACAATAATGATGAGATTGGTACTTTGTCGGCCTTGGAAGAGCTAGCCATTCTCCGGTGTCCTTATCTACGAAGCGTCCAACAATTTCTGCGTCCAGCTTATGTGCCTGCGATCAAGAAATTAAGCATTGTTGATTGCAACGAGTTAGTATCATTGCCAACTGAAACCTTTGGGGATTTTCATTCCCTTGAGATATTAGACCTGCATGGCTGTCCAGATATCCGCTCAACAAGTTTGGTAGCGCACTCCCTCAAGAAGCTCTTATTGGGAAGTTCTCGGAATCTCACAGACAATATCCAGTGCTGCTCCCTCACCGAGTTCTACTTATCATGTGACTATGTCACGACCATCCAACCCCAAATGTGGAATCTTCCAGCTCTACAGAAGTTGCATATTAGTAACTGCAGATCTCTTACAACTGTTGGACAAGGACAACCACCCATTAGGGCATTCGAATCCCTTACATTGCTAATCATTAACAATTGTGAGAATCTGACAAGCCTTGATGGTCTCCTAGCAGAACAATGTTTGCCTGCCATTCGAAAGATTGATGTTAGGGATTGTTGCAAGTTACAGTTCCTTTTTGGTGAAAGGCCTGGGAATTTTCCTTCCCTTGAAGATCTGTTGCTTCATGATTGCCCTAGTCTCAAATGGCCAAGGGAATTAGTGTTACCATCATCCCTAAAAAAGCTCTACTTAGTTCGATGTGGCGACATTTCCTCCTGGTTTTCAAGCTGCCTACAAAACCTCAAATCTCTGGTTGATCTGGTTTTGGTTGGATGTCCAAGTATAACATCCATTCCACTCGGCGCTTGCAGAAGTAATCTCTTGTCACTTCGTGATTTGAAAATCTCGGATTGTCCAGACCTCGTATCAATTGGTGGAGCAAAGGCAGTTGTAAAAATAAAGTATGTGTGCATTTATAATTGCCCAAAGATGGAGCATCAACCTGCGCGCAGAGGCACATTTTTTGGGAAAGGCAGATTTAGAAATTATCATTCACCTTCCTGTTCATTTCCGACTCAGTTGTGA